The following are encoded in a window of Vibrio sp. SCSIO 43136 genomic DNA:
- a CDS encoding IucA/IucC family protein, translated as MKDSFDIEDKSLWRLANQKIICKTISELNFEELIEIQTPSLSSNSSKKATLDINNRQWGFNYRMSIWGMVMPTIGTVSVDGNKNPTISEFIVDLKNLVDISEINVAGFMEEINQTLYSEMKHLEKLSTISAKSLIELDETSRQQFLDAHPKLVANKGRLGWGTNELDQFSPEAAAPIALTYLAIKKHCCLSGYEQGLDQKTLIQSLVSKQTFESFERKLPNDWEAQFHIFAVHPWQLDRFIRIQYTEWFIEGNIIELGCDQANWVAQQSIRTLSNKSTSVFYDTKTAITILNTSCYRGIPGKYIEQGAKISNWLEGTVSSDSTLKTLGLHVQKEVAGVFCPHPYQSQVGGSYRYNEMLGCIWRQSAQSILKPGQRPLSMSTLMQGDAEGNSCIGALIEASSVTPREWLQRMFHHVVTPLYHLMCQYGVALVAHGQNITLILQDNLPVGCIIKDFHGDLRLVDQDYSELETLDTAIKSNLGRLPSEYLVHDLLTGHFVTVLRFISPWMEQEGISEQEFYGMLGKEILDYQEQHPQLKERFKQFDLLKPEIEKICLNRVRFRLGLNDTNERPVPELGTPIKNPLVIGLSFL; from the coding sequence ATGAAAGACAGCTTTGATATAGAAGATAAATCTCTATGGCGACTCGCAAACCAAAAGATAATATGTAAAACCATTAGTGAGCTTAACTTTGAAGAGCTTATTGAGATTCAAACACCTTCCCTTAGTTCCAACTCTTCCAAAAAGGCTACCCTTGATATAAACAATCGCCAATGGGGCTTTAATTACCGAATGAGTATTTGGGGCATGGTAATGCCAACCATCGGAACAGTAAGTGTTGATGGAAATAAAAACCCTACGATCAGTGAATTTATTGTTGATCTCAAGAACCTAGTCGATATATCTGAGATTAACGTCGCAGGATTTATGGAAGAAATAAATCAAACGCTCTACTCGGAAATGAAGCACCTCGAAAAATTAAGTACTATCTCAGCCAAAAGCCTTATTGAACTCGATGAGACTAGTCGACAACAATTTCTCGATGCACACCCAAAGTTGGTAGCCAATAAAGGTCGATTGGGCTGGGGAACAAATGAACTCGATCAGTTTTCTCCGGAAGCAGCCGCACCTATTGCGCTCACTTATCTGGCGATAAAGAAGCACTGCTGCCTATCAGGATACGAACAAGGGCTTGATCAAAAGACCTTAATTCAGTCACTAGTTTCAAAGCAAACATTTGAGAGTTTCGAGCGCAAGTTGCCGAACGACTGGGAAGCGCAGTTTCACATTTTTGCGGTGCACCCTTGGCAGCTAGACCGATTCATTAGAATTCAATACACTGAGTGGTTTATCGAGGGCAACATCATTGAATTGGGGTGCGACCAAGCCAATTGGGTAGCCCAACAATCCATTCGAACATTGAGCAACAAATCCACAAGTGTGTTTTACGATACCAAAACAGCCATTACCATCCTCAACACATCTTGCTATCGAGGGATCCCGGGCAAATACATCGAGCAGGGAGCCAAAATATCTAACTGGCTTGAAGGGACAGTCTCCTCAGATTCAACACTCAAGACACTTGGATTACACGTACAAAAAGAAGTGGCGGGCGTATTTTGTCCTCACCCATACCAGTCTCAGGTTGGGGGATCTTACCGCTACAATGAGATGCTAGGCTGTATATGGAGACAAAGCGCTCAGTCCATTTTAAAGCCTGGTCAACGCCCCCTGTCGATGTCGACACTGATGCAAGGTGACGCCGAAGGTAATTCTTGTATTGGTGCCCTAATTGAGGCTAGCAGCGTTACACCAAGAGAGTGGCTACAACGCATGTTTCATCACGTAGTCACCCCCCTGTATCACTTGATGTGTCAATACGGAGTCGCTTTGGTTGCACACGGACAAAACATCACCTTGATACTGCAAGACAACCTCCCTGTCGGCTGCATCATTAAAGACTTTCATGGAGATCTGCGCTTAGTCGATCAAGACTACTCAGAGCTAGAAACGCTCGATACAGCAATTAAGTCAAATTTAGGCAGGTTGCCAAGTGAATACCTAGTCCATGACTTGCTCACTGGTCACTTTGTCACTGTGTTAAGGTTCATCTCACCTTGGATGGAACAAGAAGGCATTAGTGAGCAAGAGTTTTATGGCATGTTAGGGAAAGAGATCCTTGATTACCAAGAACAACACCCACAGCTCAAGGAAAGGTTTAAGCAGTTTGACCTACTCAAACCTGAGATAGAAAAAATCTGCTTAAACAGAGTCCGATTCCGACTCGGCCTAAACGATACCAATGAACGCCCAGTTCCAGAACTAGGTACTCCAATTAAAAACCCGCTTGTTATTGGTCTCAGTTTCCTTTGA
- a CDS encoding TonB-dependent receptor — protein sequence MNMLLRSGVAVFTPALLATSIAQASQSTDMETVIVTGSKIQTTIADSATTMWVIDQDDLQKQVNAGADLKAALGRLIPGFDFSSGSRTNYSQNLRGRTALVMIDGVSLNSTREISRQFDSIDPFNIARIEVLSGATALFGAGASGGIINIITKKGQSGDAQFETRIGAASGFNGSEDLTKQAAVAVSGGSDKIAGRLSIAYEGRGASYDSDGNMILPDITQTDLQFNQAIDVMGNLEMNIDENQRLSLTAQFYDSQQDTEYGTYLGPNLAALFGFSEYVEVRKGLSLDDQPGTQRRFINAQYNHDDVLGHALLAQLYYRSESLSFFPFPTIATVNSSAYYMYGASVQDTDIVGGKIMLQKELGDVTLNYGAEIASEKFSAKQKMYDVATALASGGMTFKSTRELQRYPDITTTNGALFTQANWRLNDSWLVNGGLRYQNTSYDVSDFVDVTSQDLVAAGLIPSAEAIEGGKSSSDAWLFNLGSVYSINQSSQVWANFSQGFSLPDPAKFYGRGTYSYATGSGVIVDSVSVSNTPLEGVKTDSLELGWRQANSTYSAQVAAYYSVSDKTLKINSTDLSVEVDNEESRVYGIEGQFDYFFTQDVYAGLQAHLLNNEEKNDGSWQKRDVQYASPSSAVVRVGYDNLDYGVELFVQALADYKDAENDKLEGYTTAGLSAFYALPVGQVNLGVENLFNTSYQTVWSQRAQAIYGTTYEAMLDFQGLGRTVSLSYSAEF from the coding sequence ATGAATATGCTTCTTCGCAGTGGTGTAGCGGTATTTACGCCTGCTCTTCTTGCCACTTCAATTGCTCAAGCTTCTCAATCCACGGATATGGAAACCGTCATCGTAACGGGTTCGAAAATTCAAACCACCATTGCTGACTCTGCTACGACGATGTGGGTTATCGATCAAGATGATCTGCAAAAGCAAGTTAATGCTGGAGCGGATCTAAAAGCGGCATTAGGCCGTCTGATCCCCGGTTTTGATTTTAGTAGTGGCAGTCGAACCAATTACTCACAAAACTTGCGTGGCCGAACTGCACTAGTAATGATTGATGGAGTTTCTCTCAACTCCACTCGAGAAATAAGCCGCCAATTTGACAGTATTGACCCATTTAATATTGCTCGCATTGAAGTGCTTTCTGGTGCTACTGCACTATTTGGTGCAGGTGCTTCTGGCGGTATTATCAATATCATCACCAAAAAAGGTCAGTCTGGGGATGCGCAATTTGAAACACGCATAGGTGCTGCCTCGGGTTTCAATGGCAGTGAAGATTTGACCAAACAAGCGGCCGTGGCCGTTTCAGGTGGGTCAGACAAAATTGCAGGACGACTATCTATTGCTTATGAAGGCCGCGGAGCTTCGTATGATTCAGATGGCAATATGATTTTGCCTGATATCACTCAAACAGACTTGCAGTTCAATCAAGCCATCGACGTGATGGGTAATCTTGAAATGAACATCGACGAAAATCAACGTTTGTCACTCACCGCACAATTTTACGACAGCCAGCAAGATACGGAATACGGGACTTATCTTGGCCCTAACCTTGCGGCATTGTTTGGGTTTAGTGAATACGTCGAGGTACGCAAAGGGCTAAGTTTGGACGATCAACCTGGCACTCAGCGTCGCTTTATCAATGCCCAATACAATCATGATGACGTGCTTGGTCATGCGCTTTTGGCACAACTTTACTACCGCTCAGAGTCATTGAGCTTCTTCCCATTCCCTACCATTGCCACCGTAAACTCATCGGCATATTACATGTATGGTGCGTCGGTCCAAGACACAGATATTGTTGGCGGCAAGATTATGCTGCAGAAAGAGTTGGGTGATGTGACGTTAAATTACGGTGCAGAGATTGCCAGTGAAAAGTTCAGCGCAAAGCAAAAAATGTATGACGTGGCGACGGCGCTGGCTTCTGGCGGAATGACCTTTAAGTCGACGCGTGAGTTGCAACGCTATCCTGATATTACCACCACTAATGGCGCACTCTTTACTCAGGCTAACTGGCGCTTAAACGACTCTTGGTTGGTTAACGGAGGACTGCGATACCAAAACACTTCATATGATGTGAGTGACTTTGTCGATGTTACCTCGCAAGATTTAGTGGCTGCTGGACTGATACCATCTGCTGAAGCGATCGAAGGCGGCAAGTCGAGCTCGGATGCTTGGTTATTCAACCTTGGAAGCGTTTATAGCATCAACCAAAGTTCACAGGTATGGGCTAACTTCAGTCAAGGTTTTAGCCTGCCTGACCCTGCTAAGTTTTACGGTCGAGGCACCTACAGCTATGCGACAGGCTCAGGTGTTATTGTTGATAGTGTGAGCGTAAGTAATACGCCGCTAGAAGGCGTGAAGACGGATTCCTTGGAGCTTGGCTGGCGTCAAGCGAATAGCACCTATAGCGCACAAGTTGCTGCATACTACTCTGTCTCAGATAAGACGCTTAAGATAAATAGCACTGATCTTAGTGTTGAAGTCGATAATGAAGAGAGCCGTGTCTATGGTATCGAGGGTCAGTTTGACTACTTCTTTACGCAAGACGTCTATGCCGGCCTTCAGGCGCACCTTCTTAACAACGAAGAGAAAAATGATGGCTCTTGGCAGAAGCGTGATGTTCAGTATGCCAGCCCGTCAAGTGCGGTTGTACGAGTAGGTTACGACAACTTAGATTACGGCGTTGAGCTGTTTGTGCAGGCATTAGCAGATTATAAGGATGCAGAAAACGACAAGCTTGAAGGTTATACCACAGCCGGCCTATCTGCATTCTATGCACTGCCAGTAGGGCAGGTGAACCTCGGTGTTGAGAATCTATTTAATACCAGTTATCAGACGGTTTGGAGCCAAAGAGCGCAGGCGATTTACGGAACAACCTATGAAGCGATGCTCGACTTCCAAGGCCTCGGCCGCACTGTATCTCTGAGCTATAGCGCTGAGTTCTAA
- a CDS encoding ABC transporter ATP-binding protein has protein sequence MALTFSNIDLEIAGTQILRSVSGSFPQGEVTALIGPNGSGKSSLLSVVSGLRSPSQGEVILGSRPLTSLSRNQVAKSISLMPQRNPVPASLRVKELVEFGRHPHRSWYQGTSDKDRELICWAMDQTEISHFANKPLAELSGGELQRCWLAMVLAQDTPILMLDEPTSWLDISHQVNLLSIVRRLNKEYGKTVVWVLHDLNQAQIYSDNAILLEQGRVVAQGKVDSVLEPSRLSSVYQTPLTKVSIGAHDILWPEAEK, from the coding sequence ATGGCACTTACATTCTCAAACATAGATCTTGAGATTGCAGGCACGCAAATACTTCGCTCTGTGTCGGGAAGTTTCCCTCAGGGCGAGGTAACTGCGCTCATAGGTCCAAATGGTTCAGGAAAGAGTAGCTTGTTGTCTGTGGTGAGTGGCTTGCGCTCACCCAGCCAAGGGGAAGTGATTCTAGGAAGTCGTCCGTTAACTTCACTATCACGTAATCAAGTTGCTAAATCCATCTCCCTCATGCCACAAAGAAATCCGGTGCCCGCTAGCTTGCGAGTGAAAGAGTTAGTTGAGTTTGGTCGTCATCCCCATCGCAGTTGGTATCAGGGTACGAGCGATAAAGATCGAGAACTTATCTGCTGGGCGATGGATCAAACCGAAATAAGCCACTTTGCTAATAAGCCTTTAGCTGAGCTCTCTGGTGGTGAATTACAGCGCTGTTGGCTCGCCATGGTACTTGCTCAAGACACCCCAATTCTAATGCTAGATGAACCGACATCTTGGCTTGATATTTCTCATCAGGTGAATCTACTCTCTATTGTTAGGCGTTTGAATAAAGAGTATGGAAAAACGGTGGTTTGGGTACTTCATGACTTAAACCAAGCTCAGATCTACAGTGATAACGCTATTTTGCTGGAACAGGGTCGTGTGGTTGCTCAGGGAAAGGTGGACTCGGTTTTAGAGCCAAGTCGACTATCGAGTGTCTATCAGACGCCATTGACCAAAGTTTCTATTGGCGCACATGACATTTTATGGCCGGAGGCTGAGAAATGA
- a CDS encoding iron-siderophore ABC transporter substrate-binding protein: MSRWLAVLTILFLPWVKASQVCLSTCVNNEKPALRVIALNWSATEMLLTLGVEPVGAPQISGYKKWQTNHPKIGSNVTDIGRRQEPSLSVIAALKPDLIIGYDFRHRRILPQLNAIAPTLLYQQFPTPDDVDFNYFEQSLTVFDAIAKATHTQKKAQQVLDDLNHQLNSLSVQINYQGYITYAKFVGMGYGLRVFSQHSLAGSIAHKLGLKYQSVPSLPGKDFTHLTIEQLPKLSNTLLLLAGDQTKSDYITGSPVWSDLAFVREKQLSQVEPLWSFGGPVSISRMAHAFSKAVQAYEGDQYD, encoded by the coding sequence ATGAGCCGATGGTTAGCAGTTTTGACGATACTCTTCTTACCTTGGGTTAAAGCGAGCCAAGTTTGCCTATCTACGTGCGTCAATAATGAAAAACCAGCGCTTAGGGTCATCGCACTCAATTGGTCCGCAACCGAAATGCTGTTAACCCTTGGGGTTGAACCTGTGGGGGCGCCGCAGATCTCTGGGTACAAAAAGTGGCAAACTAATCACCCGAAAATTGGCTCTAATGTGACAGATATAGGTCGCCGCCAAGAACCAAGTCTAAGTGTTATTGCCGCACTCAAACCAGATTTGATCATTGGTTACGATTTTCGTCATCGCAGAATATTGCCTCAGCTAAACGCTATTGCACCTACCTTGCTTTATCAGCAGTTTCCCACCCCTGATGATGTTGATTTTAATTACTTTGAACAGTCCTTAACAGTTTTTGACGCAATAGCGAAAGCAACCCATACCCAAAAGAAAGCACAGCAAGTGCTTGATGATTTGAACCACCAGTTAAATAGCTTATCTGTACAAATAAACTATCAGGGGTATATCACGTACGCCAAATTTGTTGGTATGGGTTATGGGTTACGCGTATTTTCGCAGCATAGCCTTGCTGGAAGTATCGCTCACAAGCTTGGTTTGAAGTATCAGTCCGTTCCTTCGCTTCCTGGTAAAGACTTCACCCATTTAACCATTGAGCAGTTACCGAAACTTTCCAATACGTTACTCCTTCTCGCTGGCGATCAAACTAAAAGTGACTACATCACGGGATCGCCTGTTTGGAGTGATCTGGCTTTTGTCAGAGAGAAGCAATTAAGCCAAGTCGAACCTTTATGGAGTTTTGGTGGCCCAGTGTCGATAAGCCGAATGGCACATGCGTTTTCCAAAGCTGTCCAGGCATACGAGGGCGACCAATATGACTAA
- a CDS encoding iron ABC transporter permease, with protein MTKVILGLLTLLAASVALYLVMVPTLPDGLISRSMLTHVWIPTALMALVVGMLHSSSGLLIQISLNNDFASPATLGIASGALLGAVVAQIGFPEVGFVVIWLGAFIGALLLSVVILLVSRLFGGGQVSIILVGMALGLGAGAVSSILLLYFENQTDGLFLWGSGQVLQTSINPIKNYAPLILATLLASMVVLPKLSLFQLGETNARALGVSVALWRWLILLVAVLQASLATAMVGLVAFVGLMAPHLARSVYALTNKQRNIVALWLLSVLIGALIVLAAEWCSRSLLFIGYRLPTGAFTTLIGAPFFIYLLFRRAGRVSAASDSGLLHLRAIVELKPYKTMFLLAMMLVFSLHFWADLSTASTAVWVNYRIVMAAIAGVALAVAGVVLQSLFRNPMASPDISGVSAFAVLLIACVLVIYPAAPQWVLSGASLVGAALVMLLLSWGIKQQLNVAQLALFGIVISAFAGTATHILLTFGSSTASVTLMWLSGTTYGASLEQIIPFLVVVTVTLVSLLPFLRSLDLFSLGEIVPKTLGVDVNKHRVALLLGSAFLTAISVSYVGAISFIGLLAPHCARLLGVTRHAHLLPTAAFIGATLMVWADGLGRTVTAPNEIAAGLMVSIIGSGYFLLLILVGYRKRTYANT; from the coding sequence ATGACTAAAGTAATTCTAGGTTTGCTGACGTTACTAGCGGCTTCAGTCGCACTATATTTGGTGATGGTTCCTACACTGCCCGACGGTTTAATTTCCCGTTCAATGTTGACCCATGTATGGATACCAACCGCACTAATGGCCCTTGTGGTTGGTATGTTGCATTCCAGTTCGGGCCTACTCATTCAAATTTCTTTGAATAATGATTTTGCATCTCCAGCGACACTTGGAATTGCATCGGGTGCCTTGCTTGGTGCAGTTGTTGCCCAAATAGGCTTCCCGGAGGTTGGGTTTGTCGTTATTTGGTTAGGTGCTTTCATCGGGGCTTTACTACTATCCGTTGTCATATTACTCGTGAGCCGTTTGTTTGGTGGTGGGCAGGTGTCGATCATTTTGGTGGGTATGGCATTGGGCCTAGGGGCGGGCGCAGTCTCATCAATTTTGCTGCTTTACTTCGAAAATCAGACAGACGGTTTATTTTTGTGGGGCAGTGGTCAGGTGCTGCAAACCAGTATCAATCCGATCAAAAATTATGCGCCACTTATTTTAGCGACATTGCTCGCCTCTATGGTTGTGTTACCCAAACTATCACTGTTTCAACTTGGTGAAACCAATGCTAGAGCTTTAGGTGTATCGGTGGCTCTATGGCGTTGGTTGATTCTACTGGTGGCGGTTTTGCAGGCGTCACTTGCGACAGCCATGGTTGGGTTGGTGGCCTTCGTTGGACTGATGGCTCCACATCTTGCTCGTTCGGTTTATGCACTCACCAACAAGCAGCGCAACATCGTAGCCCTGTGGTTGTTGTCCGTATTGATAGGTGCGCTGATTGTCTTGGCCGCAGAGTGGTGTTCTCGCTCCTTACTGTTTATTGGTTATCGATTACCGACAGGGGCGTTTACCACACTAATTGGTGCGCCTTTCTTTATCTACTTGCTGTTTCGACGGGCAGGTCGTGTCTCTGCAGCTTCTGATAGTGGCTTGCTACATTTACGAGCGATCGTTGAGCTTAAACCATATAAAACCATGTTTTTACTAGCAATGATGCTGGTTTTCTCGCTACATTTTTGGGCCGATCTATCTACTGCATCAACGGCAGTATGGGTGAATTATCGCATTGTAATGGCCGCCATTGCTGGTGTGGCTCTAGCGGTGGCTGGAGTGGTGTTGCAGTCGCTATTTCGTAATCCAATGGCTAGCCCAGATATTTCTGGGGTGAGTGCATTTGCCGTCTTGCTTATCGCCTGCGTATTGGTGATCTATCCAGCAGCGCCACAGTGGGTGTTGAGTGGTGCCTCTTTGGTGGGCGCAGCTTTAGTGATGTTGTTGCTTTCTTGGGGAATCAAGCAGCAGCTCAATGTCGCTCAATTAGCGCTGTTTGGTATTGTGATATCTGCGTTTGCAGGCACGGCAACCCACATATTGTTGACGTTTGGCAGTAGTACCGCATCGGTGACGTTGATGTGGCTATCGGGAACGACCTATGGTGCTAGCCTTGAGCAGATCATCCCATTTTTAGTTGTCGTGACGGTAACCTTGGTTAGCCTGCTGCCCTTTCTACGCAGCTTAGATCTCTTCTCTCTTGGGGAAATCGTGCCGAAAACGCTCGGTGTTGATGTGAACAAGCACCGTGTTGCGCTTTTGCTCGGTTCGGCATTTCTCACCGCTATTTCCGTATCATACGTCGGGGCGATAAGTTTTATTGGCTTACTTGCCCCGCATTGTGCTCGCTTACTCGGTGTTACTCGGCACGCACATTTACTACCTACCGCCGCTTTCATTGGTGCCACGTTAATGGTTTGGGCCGATGGACTTGGCCGCACCGTAACGGCGCCGAACGAAATTGCCGCTGGTCTGATGGTGTCCATTATCGGCAGCGGTTACTTCTTACTTCTTATTTTAGTTGGGTATCGTAAA